In the Deferribacter desulfuricans SSM1 genome, AATTTGGGATGCTTTTTCAAAATGCAGCTCTTTTTGATTCTATGAATGTTTATGAAAATGTTGCATTTCCACTTAGAGAACACACTAAATTAAGAGAGAAAGAGATAAGAAAAATTGTTTTAGAAAAATTACGACTTGTTGGTCTTACAAATGTGGAATATAAAATGCCTTCAGAATTATCTGGTGGGATGAGAAAAAGGGTAGGGCTTGCTAGAGCGATTGCCCTTGAGCCAGAGATAATACTTTATGATGAGCCCACCACAGGTCTTGATCCTATTATGACTGATGTGGTGGATAACCTTATATATGAAACTCAGAAAAAGTTAAATATAACATCGATAGTAATTTCACATGATATTGAGTCCACTTTTAAAATTGCTGATTATATTGCAATGATTTATGATGGTAAAATTGTAATGTATGGAACACCAGAAGAGTTTAAAAAAACAGATAATCCTTATGTGAGGCAATTTTTAAGTGGCTCTAAAGATGGTCCTATAAAAATAGGTTAAATGGGGGATATAGATGCGTTTTACTCTTGAGGCAAAAGTAGGAATATTTGTTGTGATTGGCTTGTTATTACTTGGTTATATGACGACAAAAGTAGAAGATTTGAAGCTTGGAAAAAGTGATGGGTATGAGATCATAGCCTACTTAAATGACGCTAGTGGATTAGTGAAAGATTCTTATGTGAAATATAGAGGGGTTGAAGTTGGTAAAGTTAAAGATATAAGATTAAAAGAAAACCATGTAGAAGTAGTTTTATTGATTGATAAACAATATAAGCTCCCTTCAAATGTTGCTGCTATTGTAAGATCGAGTGGTTTTCTTGGTGAAAAGTATTTAGAACTTCAAACTGTAGGTAAAGAAACAGAA is a window encoding:
- a CDS encoding ABC transporter ATP-binding protein codes for the protein MEIAIEVIDLHKSFGEYKVHKGINLKIVKNAITYIIGPSGTGKSVLLKQIMGLLKPDKGKVIVLGEDLSTLNKKELLNIRKKFGMLFQNAALFDSMNVYENVAFPLREHTKLREKEIRKIVLEKLRLVGLTNVEYKMPSELSGGMRKRVGLARAIALEPEIILYDEPTTGLDPIMTDVVDNLIYETQKKLNITSIVISHDIESTFKIADYIAMIYDGKIVMYGTPEEFKKTDNPYVRQFLSGSKDGPIKIG